One stretch of Halobiforma lacisalsi AJ5 DNA includes these proteins:
- a CDS encoding TFIIB-type zinc ribbon-containing protein, whose amino-acid sequence MATDQTVRSRSTRDASQQSQSTLSCPECSSKLVTANREAYCRECGLIADENQFDHGPEWFASDKDSSRRRTGAPLTAGRHDRGSLNSEPGEQLLEQLEDVMDADSARWSAVGSKFPILYDEWERRY is encoded by the coding sequence ATGGCTACGGATCAGACCGTCCGCAGTCGCTCTACTCGAGATGCATCGCAACAATCGCAATCGACACTGTCGTGTCCCGAGTGTAGTAGCAAACTCGTCACAGCGAATCGCGAGGCGTACTGTCGAGAGTGTGGCTTGATCGCCGACGAAAACCAGTTCGACCACGGCCCCGAATGGTTCGCCTCGGATAAAGACTCGAGCCGGCGTCGAACGGGTGCCCCACTGACCGCAGGGCGACACGATCGCGGAAGTCTTAACTCTGAACCAGGGGAGCAGTTGCTCGAGCAACTCGAGGACGTCATGGACGCGGATAGTGCAAGATGGTCAGCAGTCGGTAGCAAGTTTCCGATTCTGTACGACGAGTGGGAGAGACGCTATTGA
- a CDS encoding SOSS complex subunit B family protein has product MSSNNSSSKVVTVDEQAFEQAGEQAVDEGRFPVVDETPEFEATVEQETQAKVDANHPEGIADTSGDRIHGATLAQEERIRAREEELERISAQAELGQQDGRAWRTRQKVEEMRRDERTGTQVDPRAKLDQETLAEVNQYAQRLADDVDSSYTRAVIAKRIASRILEGAELVDAVLDTKDEMLNEAGMIVPIGKLEEIDRGEVSVEGRIIELWEPACPSQQQVGLIEDDSGRTKLTSWEASRAPWIKDSERVRIRGAAKNWYEGRVSLAITGWTTIHFPERGRWWNA; this is encoded by the coding sequence ATGTCAAGTAACAACTCGAGTAGCAAGGTCGTTACGGTCGATGAACAGGCATTCGAACAAGCGGGCGAGCAGGCGGTCGATGAAGGCCGCTTCCCGGTCGTCGACGAGACGCCGGAGTTTGAGGCGACGGTCGAGCAGGAGACACAGGCAAAGGTCGATGCGAACCACCCAGAGGGGATTGCAGACACCAGTGGAGATCGGATCCATGGCGCAACCCTAGCCCAGGAGGAGCGCATTCGGGCTCGAGAAGAGGAACTCGAGCGAATCAGTGCCCAGGCCGAGCTCGGGCAGCAGGATGGTCGTGCGTGGCGCACCCGCCAGAAGGTGGAAGAGATGCGTCGCGACGAGCGGACAGGCACACAGGTCGATCCCCGTGCAAAACTCGACCAGGAAACGCTGGCGGAGGTTAATCAATACGCGCAGCGGTTGGCCGACGACGTCGACAGTAGCTACACACGAGCCGTCATCGCGAAGCGCATCGCCAGTCGGATCCTCGAGGGTGCCGAGCTGGTCGACGCTGTTCTGGACACGAAAGACGAGATGCTGAACGAAGCCGGAATGATCGTTCCGATCGGGAAACTTGAGGAGATCGACCGTGGCGAGGTCAGCGTCGAAGGGCGTATCATCGAACTGTGGGAGCCTGCCTGTCCCAGCCAGCAGCAGGTCGGGTTGATCGAAGACGATAGCGGGAGAACGAAGCTGACGAGTTGGGAGGCCTCTCGGGCACCGTGGATCAAAGATAGTGAGCGCGTGCGCATTCGCGGGGCAGCGAAAAACTGGTACGAGGGACGCGTCTCATTAGCAATCACCGGGTGGACTACGATCCACTTCCCAGAGCGCGGCCGCTGGTGGAACGCGTAG
- a CDS encoding transcription initiation factor IIB, with protein MTTRDIYESGFDEDVRTESSANQCPECDGQVTTNAVETVCEDCGQVIDEQRIDHGPEWRAYDGEECERTGAPLTAARHDRGLSTEIGRGTDAKGNELSAKKRRRLARMRREQTRSRWRSKAERNLAHGLSEVRRLASALELSVSVRNQACHLFRSAQNEDLLRGRSIEAIAAASVYGACRCNGLSRLVDDISEMARVAESRVTNAYKTLNEELGLPAEPISPSMFVPRLASDLECPDEIRQRARTLAEQAEESGVTTGVHPAGFAAACLYKAGREEGRWLTQSEAADVANASKATVRAHRDTLEEQVA; from the coding sequence ATGACAACCAGAGACATCTACGAGAGCGGATTCGACGAAGACGTCCGAACGGAATCGAGTGCGAACCAATGCCCCGAGTGCGACGGCCAAGTCACGACGAACGCGGTCGAAACGGTCTGCGAGGACTGTGGCCAGGTCATCGATGAACAGCGCATCGATCACGGGCCGGAGTGGCGGGCGTACGACGGCGAGGAGTGCGAACGAACGGGCGCCCCACTCACTGCGGCCCGCCACGATCGCGGCCTGTCGACGGAAATCGGTCGCGGCACCGACGCGAAGGGGAACGAACTCTCCGCGAAGAAGCGACGGCGACTCGCGCGGATGCGCCGTGAGCAGACCCGTAGTCGTTGGCGGTCGAAAGCGGAACGGAATCTCGCCCACGGACTGAGCGAGGTGCGTCGGTTGGCGAGTGCGCTCGAGCTCTCCGTTTCGGTCCGCAACCAGGCATGTCATCTCTTCCGGAGCGCCCAGAACGAGGATCTGCTTCGTGGCAGATCCATCGAAGCCATCGCCGCGGCTAGCGTGTACGGGGCCTGCCGGTGCAACGGCCTCTCGCGGTTAGTAGACGACATCAGCGAGATGGCCCGCGTCGCGGAGTCACGGGTCACGAACGCGTACAAAACGCTGAACGAAGAGCTGGGCCTCCCCGCTGAACCCATCTCCCCCAGCATGTTCGTGCCGCGACTCGCCTCGGACCTCGAGTGCCCGGACGAGATCCGACAGCGGGCCCGAACCCTCGCAGAGCAGGCCGAAGAGAGCGGCGTCACGACGGGCGTCCATCCGGCCGGGTTCGCAGCGGCCTGCCTCTACAAGGCCGGTCGCGAAGAGGGGCGATGGCTGACGCAATCTGAAGCCGCGGACGTGGCGAACGCCTCGAAGGCGACTGTTCGGGCACACCGGGATACGTTGGAGGAACAGGTCGCCTGA
- a CDS encoding adenine nucleotide alpha hydrolase family protein yields the protein MKGTKRFLIKSGTGSNLSEADSDYTIVVDDYRTETETEDSRLIKYKRGVLNDLFGQSPPPTVTALVELALGTYAADRLVKRGPSGAKDDGEEMLKSRQIQILHPVADVEKWRPIEPELNHAISFISRDNFQYRFIDAIDENQSIDDGADGYRDQLPEADSIALFSGGLDSLGGRFHLAEDGYNPHFVSVDHGRNVGHLVRNFDHLFDGDLTSIGVDEEFYAYEDTQFTRSFMYFAFAAAVAVALDVDDIFVPENGVLSRFSSLESGWTTTRTVHPLFVKSLNRIFDDLFPDRKLEISNPFLDYTKKEVVDRIPNKADIFFTRTCPHPRELSQGKDASGHPYNCGECIPCLIRIIGLVNSEHKIQPDGLMLDKNHLLDFDFSKVNAENIAQPNQSRQSSLSVFLLGLNAHLSFAYRIQTSTQRELVSSNPELLDPDILGLYERFSREIFQTVEFFAADNPTLENYVTEFLSLEDEELANLC from the coding sequence TTGAAGGGAACTAAGCGATTCTTGATCAAGTCCGGGACTGGCTCAAATCTTAGCGAAGCTGACTCGGACTACACAATCGTCGTTGACGATTATCGTACCGAGACTGAAACGGAGGATAGTCGTCTGATAAAGTACAAGAGGGGGGTTCTAAATGACCTGTTCGGACAGAGTCCCCCTCCAACAGTCACGGCATTAGTTGAGCTCGCACTCGGTACATACGCTGCAGATCGTTTGGTGAAGCGGGGTCCTAGTGGCGCGAAGGATGATGGGGAGGAAATGCTGAAATCACGGCAGATACAGATTTTGCACCCTGTTGCTGACGTGGAGAAATGGCGACCAATAGAGCCTGAATTGAACCACGCTATTAGCTTCATCTCGCGTGATAATTTCCAGTATCGGTTCATTGATGCGATCGACGAAAACCAGTCTATTGACGATGGTGCTGATGGATATCGTGATCAGCTGCCTGAGGCTGATTCTATCGCCCTTTTTTCTGGCGGGTTAGATAGTTTGGGTGGCCGATTTCACCTCGCTGAGGACGGGTACAATCCACACTTTGTCAGTGTAGATCATGGTCGAAACGTCGGTCATCTAGTGCGGAATTTTGACCATCTCTTTGATGGTGATCTGACCTCAATAGGTGTCGACGAAGAATTCTATGCATATGAGGATACGCAGTTCACTCGTTCGTTCATGTACTTCGCTTTCGCCGCCGCTGTCGCGGTGGCCCTCGATGTTGATGATATCTTTGTTCCCGAGAATGGCGTCCTATCGCGGTTCTCATCGCTAGAATCTGGCTGGACGACGACTCGCACAGTTCATCCGCTATTCGTAAAGAGCTTGAACCGCATTTTTGACGATCTATTCCCGGACCGTAAGCTGGAAATCAGCAATCCGTTCCTTGATTACACGAAGAAAGAGGTTGTCGACCGTATCCCAAACAAGGCGGATATTTTCTTCACTCGAACATGTCCGCATCCGCGTGAATTGTCACAGGGAAAGGACGCTTCCGGACACCCTTACAACTGTGGTGAGTGTATCCCTTGTCTTATCCGTATCATTGGTCTGGTAAACAGCGAACACAAAATACAGCCAGACGGATTGATGTTAGACAAGAATCATCTATTAGACTTCGATTTCTCAAAAGTGAATGCTGAGAATATTGCTCAACCCAACCAGAGTCGACAGTCTAGTTTGTCAGTGTTTTTGTTAGGCTTGAATGCTCATCTCTCGTTCGCGTACCGTATCCAGACTTCGACCCAAAGGGAGCTGGTGTCATCTAACCCCGAGCTTCTTGACCCCGATATATTGGGGCTCTATGAGCGATTTAGTAGAGAGATCTTCCAAACCGTGGAATTCTTCGCAGCTGATAACCCAACGCTGGAAAACTACGTTACAGAGTTTCTTTCATTAGAGGACGAAGAGCTCGCCAACTTATGTTAG
- a CDS encoding IS4 family transposase: protein MDSVTYSPPDSVIVDRIQRAFPSDELRERARATNLVERERKFDAVALFYTLSLGFAAGSDRSIQAFLERFVEMADCDELSYATFHGWFSPPFVALLREILDDAIENLDTRSADLSGRLERFRDVLIVDGSIVSLYQDAADVYAATGDDQAGLKLHLTESLSTGLPARYQTTDAKTQERSQLPTGEWVAGALILLDLGFYDFWLFDRIDQNNGWFVSRVKDDANFEIVEELRTWRGNSIPLEGESLQDVLDDLQRQEIDVRITLSFERKRGSSTSPPRTFRLVGVWNEDTEEYHLYLTNLSKDDYSAPDIAQLYRARWEIELLFKELKSRFGLDEINTTDPYIIEALVIMAAISLLMSRVIVDELQKLDRKQQESADDAAASSPQLPRRRCSHAVERHAHLIQLYVMLDLGYELPDLDELLLWASRDPNPHRPRLRDQVKSGEFW, encoded by the coding sequence GTGGATAGTGTGACCTACTCCCCACCGGATTCAGTGATTGTTGATCGGATTCAAAGAGCGTTTCCCTCCGATGAGTTGCGCGAGCGCGCTCGCGCAACGAATCTCGTAGAGCGTGAACGGAAATTCGACGCTGTTGCGCTGTTCTACACGCTTTCACTCGGCTTCGCTGCTGGATCAGACCGATCTATTCAGGCCTTTCTCGAACGATTCGTCGAGATGGCTGACTGTGACGAACTCTCCTATGCAACCTTCCACGGGTGGTTCTCTCCACCGTTCGTTGCACTCCTTCGAGAGATTCTCGATGACGCCATCGAGAATCTCGATACCAGAAGTGCCGACCTTAGCGGACGTCTCGAACGGTTTCGAGACGTCCTCATCGTCGATGGGAGCATTGTGTCTCTCTATCAAGATGCTGCAGATGTGTACGCTGCAACCGGTGACGATCAGGCTGGTCTGAAACTTCACCTAACAGAATCACTCTCAACTGGCCTTCCGGCACGGTACCAGACAACTGACGCTAAAACCCAAGAACGGAGCCAGCTACCCACCGGCGAGTGGGTAGCTGGCGCACTTATCCTGCTTGATCTCGGCTTCTACGACTTCTGGTTGTTCGACCGCATTGACCAGAATAACGGCTGGTTCGTCTCCCGTGTGAAGGACGACGCAAACTTCGAGATCGTCGAAGAGCTCCGGACGTGGCGGGGCAACAGTATCCCGCTCGAAGGAGAGTCGCTGCAGGACGTCCTTGACGACCTGCAGCGACAGGAAATCGATGTTCGCATTACCCTCTCGTTCGAGCGAAAGCGAGGGTCGTCCACCAGCCCGCCCCGAACGTTCCGGTTGGTTGGTGTTTGGAACGAGGACACTGAGGAGTACCACCTCTATCTGACGAATCTCTCGAAAGACGACTATAGCGCGCCCGATATCGCACAGCTCTATCGGGCGCGCTGGGAGATCGAATTGCTATTCAAGGAACTGAAATCGCGCTTCGGACTTGACGAGATCAACACGACCGATCCGTACATCATCGAGGCGCTGGTCATCATGGCCGCGATCTCACTGCTGATGAGCCGTGTTATCGTCGATGAACTCCAGAAACTAGACAGAAAACAACAGGAAAGCGCCGACGACGCCGCAGCGTCGTCGCCGCAACTCCCTCGTCGGCGATGTTCTCACGCTGTCGAACGCCACGCACACCTGATCCAGTTGTATGTGATGCTCGATTTAGGGTACGAACTCCCGGATTTAGATGAGTTGTTGTTATGGGCGTCACGTGATCCAAATCCGCATCGTCCGAGATTACGTGATCAGGTTAAGTCAGGCGAGTTCTGGTAA
- a CDS encoding MarR family transcriptional regulator gives MRFDADWMSRADDRILEHLSEAGPDTPKEMADSDRVRFSRQHINARCKTLVEYGLLVHLGNGVYDITRTGEQYLAGDLDARDLDPE, from the coding sequence ATGCGCTTTGACGCCGACTGGATGTCTCGCGCTGATGACCGCATTCTAGAGCATCTCTCTGAAGCCGGCCCCGATACCCCAAAGGAAATGGCGGACAGTGATCGGGTTCGCTTCTCCCGCCAACACATCAATGCCCGCTGCAAGACGCTGGTTGAATACGGCCTCCTCGTCCACCTCGGGAACGGGGTCTACGATATCACGCGGACGGGAGAGCAGTATCTCGCCGGCGACCTCGACGCTCGTGACCTCGACCCCGAATAG
- a CDS encoding biosurfactant protein 1: protein MNGRYSDFEELRVTGEASHIPDTRLDDGCEGAPRRQRVATSSGGYPDAPTVTDGECQSCRASVPDGQTKCRFCLTNHLGSDTTNTDESESTTFLGIIYLVVESTTFYGAVAKGGAAANLLTANDAEPAVDDYTLIYDLDEAPARQLAEQWPSLPDAVQVSSEEGEQLLSAARDRTGWHGQGASERQEQAPTRLYDQRGDGIRDASRLDAVLDDADDAVWLVPAMALTESTGEAAADRQVSSVPATQELDCQNCGRATNHQFNTHESVPDEAWTGQPIWKCRVCGLARYGPSLE, encoded by the coding sequence ATGAACGGTCGTTACTCCGACTTTGAGGAACTGCGGGTGACCGGCGAGGCGTCCCACATTCCGGACACGAGGCTGGACGACGGCTGTGAGGGTGCCCCCCGGCGGCAACGTGTCGCGACGAGCTCTGGTGGCTACCCCGATGCGCCGACGGTAACCGACGGCGAGTGCCAGTCGTGTAGGGCGTCAGTCCCAGACGGCCAGACGAAATGCCGGTTCTGTCTAACCAACCATCTCGGAAGTGACACCACCAACACGGACGAGTCAGAGTCGACGACGTTCCTCGGCATCATCTACCTGGTCGTCGAGTCAACCACGTTCTACGGCGCCGTGGCGAAGGGCGGCGCCGCGGCGAACCTCCTCACCGCCAACGACGCGGAGCCGGCCGTCGACGACTACACGCTCATCTACGATCTCGACGAGGCGCCGGCGCGCCAGCTGGCCGAGCAATGGCCCTCACTCCCCGACGCGGTACAGGTGTCGTCAGAGGAGGGAGAGCAGCTTCTCAGTGCCGCCCGTGACCGGACTGGGTGGCACGGGCAGGGAGCGTCGGAGCGTCAGGAGCAGGCCCCGACGCGGCTCTACGACCAGCGTGGGGACGGCATCCGCGACGCGTCGCGTCTCGACGCGGTCCTCGACGACGCCGACGACGCGGTGTGGCTGGTTCCAGCGATGGCGCTGACCGAATCCACTGGCGAGGCCGCGGCTGATCGCCAGGTGTCGTCAGTACCGGCGACGCAGGAACTCGACTGTCAAAACTGTGGACGGGCGACCAACCATCAGTTCAATACCCACGAGTCGGTCCCGGATGAGGCGTGGACGGGGCAACCAATCTGGAAGTGCCGGGTGTGTGGCTTGGCTCGCTACGGACCCAGTCTCGAGTAG
- a CDS encoding winged helix-turn-helix domain-containing protein, whose product MNGRERVRHVVELLDEPAPVQEIADRADVSRTTADDELQRLQSDDWVRETTIDGTKAYDLNPVRMLFDEVTDLIDEYSRDELESQLTELKTEQEELAAEYDVSSLTEFREQLAGEDLSAAELRERRNVVETWEAINTELRLVKHALQLYDDVVGLSSPESGSHSTFA is encoded by the coding sequence ATGAACGGACGTGAACGCGTCCGCCATGTCGTAGAGTTACTTGACGAACCAGCACCAGTCCAAGAGATTGCCGACCGAGCAGATGTCTCTCGCACGACAGCGGATGATGAACTCCAGCGACTGCAGAGTGACGACTGGGTCAGAGAAACGACGATTGATGGGACGAAAGCGTACGACTTGAACCCTGTTCGAATGCTCTTCGACGAAGTGACTGACCTGATCGACGAGTATTCGCGCGACGAACTCGAGAGCCAGCTTACAGAGTTGAAGACGGAACAAGAGGAGTTGGCTGCAGAATACGACGTCAGTTCACTCACAGAGTTTCGAGAACAACTCGCTGGAGAAGATCTATCGGCTGCGGAGCTTCGTGAGCGTCGCAACGTCGTCGAAACCTGGGAGGCAATCAACACGGAACTCAGGCTCGTAAAGCACGCTCTCCAGTTATACGATGACGTTGTTGGCCTTTCCTCACCCGAAAGTGGCTCTCACTCGACATTCGCCTAA
- a CDS encoding restriction endonuclease, whose protein sequence is MATARDVQVNPDTNEVSVQFTVHDEDLANYLAEYDDSEQVDVVERTLRVGMMTLQLSETTKDVEHVKREFESLQSNFEEEIEQVRDELEETFGEDGELDESLTEHLGEDGTLRDHIEDAFGEDGELTERLESVLGEDGSKIQDALDPDVEGTPTYRLKQEIRDIRQALEREAGREEERQQSWKKGESFEETLGNLLDTLVYNTTHEVEHTGDKEGEIPGRDVGDYVLTLGETGQDIVVEAKSEKDYYAQDIKDEMAEAIENRDAEYGIFVTECESYVPDKVGYFQEYDQEILCVALSADEDDDIDPGFLNIAWNWARMRTIQSHVDTGESVDTETIQAQVEEVRDSIDRFSSVKTKCSDIEETAGEIKTLLDEIRDDVRADLDTITSELSKAADS, encoded by the coding sequence ATGGCAACTGCACGCGATGTCCAGGTAAACCCGGATACGAATGAGGTCTCAGTCCAGTTTACCGTCCACGACGAAGACCTCGCCAACTATCTTGCAGAGTACGACGATTCAGAACAGGTCGACGTCGTCGAGCGCACACTCCGAGTGGGGATGATGACGCTCCAACTGAGCGAAACAACGAAAGACGTTGAGCACGTCAAGCGAGAGTTCGAGTCACTACAGTCGAACTTCGAGGAAGAAATCGAGCAGGTTCGCGACGAACTCGAGGAGACGTTCGGCGAGGACGGTGAGCTCGACGAATCTCTCACTGAGCACCTCGGAGAGGATGGAACACTCCGAGATCATATTGAGGACGCATTCGGCGAAGACGGTGAACTCACCGAGCGGTTAGAATCCGTCTTGGGTGAGGACGGCAGCAAAATTCAGGACGCATTAGATCCGGACGTGGAGGGAACCCCCACGTATCGACTGAAACAGGAGATCCGCGACATTCGCCAAGCACTGGAGCGGGAGGCAGGTCGTGAGGAGGAGCGTCAGCAAAGCTGGAAGAAAGGCGAGAGTTTCGAGGAGACGCTCGGTAATCTGCTTGATACGCTGGTCTACAACACTACCCACGAAGTCGAGCATACTGGTGACAAGGAAGGCGAAATTCCAGGGAGAGACGTCGGAGACTACGTGCTGACACTCGGAGAGACGGGCCAAGACATCGTCGTCGAAGCGAAGAGCGAGAAGGACTACTACGCTCAAGACATCAAAGATGAGATGGCGGAAGCTATCGAGAACCGGGACGCTGAGTACGGGATTTTCGTCACGGAATGCGAGTCGTATGTTCCAGACAAGGTCGGCTATTTCCAAGAATACGATCAGGAAATTCTATGTGTCGCTCTCTCCGCCGACGAAGATGATGACATCGATCCCGGCTTTCTCAACATCGCTTGGAACTGGGCGCGAATGCGAACGATCCAGTCCCATGTAGACACTGGGGAATCAGTCGATACAGAGACGATTCAGGCACAGGTCGAGGAAGTTCGTGACTCTATCGACCGATTCAGCAGTGTGAAAACGAAGTGTTCAGATATCGAGGAAACGGCCGGCGAAATCAAAACCCTGCTGGACGAAATCCGCGATGACGTACGGGCTGATCTCGATACGATTACGTCCGAATTAAGCAAGGCTGCAGACTCATGA
- a CDS encoding HalOD1 output domain-containing protein: MSSAPTGHDPSIDLVVELVETLEAAGLDRDEYRLYDYVDVEALEQLLTGSNSDVEVRVTIAGVRIAVTSTGVDVLQDGSASTLE, translated from the coding sequence ATGAGTTCCGCTCCAACTGGGCACGACCCCTCGATTGATCTCGTTGTCGAACTCGTCGAGACGCTCGAAGCGGCTGGTCTTGATCGTGACGAGTACCGACTCTACGATTACGTCGATGTTGAGGCGCTCGAGCAGTTGCTCACCGGTTCAAATTCCGATGTCGAAGTTCGTGTCACCATCGCCGGCGTTCGAATTGCGGTGACGTCAACTGGTGTCGATGTTCTCCAAGATGGCTCCGCCAGCACATTAGAGTAG